One genomic segment of Rhinolophus sinicus isolate RSC01 linkage group LG11, ASM3656204v1, whole genome shotgun sequence includes these proteins:
- the PPP1R13L gene encoding relA-associated inhibitor isoform X1, with product MNPNGNVSVCALPLRDYKSQGARGDLSFPSTPGPASLHPESRRLTCSRRLPRPVLCSPQPEPEPEEAPRYQDLPRIRAPAGTMDSEAFQTARELLDLNFKSLAMKHMDLKQMELDTAAAKVDELTKQLESLWSDSPMPLGSQAGAPPRLSRYSSSPVPEPFGSRGSSRKVTSDGADTSFGRSESAPALLPYSSLSPKGRPSSPRTSLYLQPDGYSSLDRAPSPRSRAFDGAGSSLGRAPSPRPGQGPLRQQGPPTPFDYLGRAGSPRGSPLAEGPQVFFPERGPSPRPPATYDAPAAFGSSLMGTGGSAFAPPLRAQDDLMLRRRPPKAWNESDLDVAYEKKSSQTASYERLDVFSRPSSPGLQLLPWRESSLDGLGASSKDNLTSATLPRNYKVSPLANDRRSDVGSYRRSLGSSGPSGTLPRSWQPVSRIPMPPSNPQPRGVPRQRPIPLSMIFKLQNAFWEHGAGRAVFPGSPIFSRALPPKLPPQPQATPQPHLLSQPQPQPQPQLPPQPQPQPQPQPQLQPQPSAPAPQLPQQTWPPMSEGAPKLPAELEPEPELESLLAPVLEAGDTDEGAVTRPLSPTRLQPALPPEAQSVPELEEVARVLAEIPRPLKRRGSMEQSPAVALPPTHKKQYQQIISRLFHRHGGPGGPEPELSPITEGSEARVGPPAPAPPAPIPPPAPPQSSPPEQLQNMEMRSVLRKAGSPRKARRARLNPLVLLLDAALTGELDVVQQAVKEMNDPSQPNEEGITALHNAICGANYPIVDFLIAAGANVNSPDSHGWTPLHCAASCNDTAICTALVQHGAAIFATTLSDGATAIEKCDPYREGYADCATYLADVEQSMGLMYNGLVYALWDYSAEFGDELSFREGESVTVLRRDGPEETDWWWATLHGQEGYVPRNYFGLFPRVKTQRNKV from the exons ATGAATCCAAATGGGAACGTCTCAGTCTGCGCCCTGCCCCTTCGGGACTACAAGTCCCAAGGTGCTCGAGGGGACCTCAGCTTCCCTTCCACTCCGGGACCCGCCTCCCTCCACCCGGAGTCACGTCGTCTAACCTGTTCCCGGCGCCTGCCCCGCCCCGTCCTCTGCTCCCCGCAGCCGGAGCCGGAGCCGGAGGAAGCCCCCCGGTACCAGGATCTGCCCCGGATCC GCGCTCCGGCTGGCACCATGGACAGCGAGGCTTTCCAGACCGCGCGGGAACTTCTGGATCTGAACTTCAAGT CTCTGGCCATGAAGCACATGGACTTGAAGCAGATGGAGCTGGACACGGCGGCCGCCAAGGTGGACGAACTGACCAAGCAGCTGGAGTCACTGTGGTCAGACTCTCCAATGCCTCTTGGCTCGCAGGCCGGAGCCCCCCCTAGG CTGTCCCGGTACAGCTCCAGCCCGGTCCCTGAGCCCTTCGGCAGCCGCGGGTCCTCCCGGAAGGTGACCAGCGACGGCGCAGACACCTCGTTCGGACGCTCCGAGAGCGCCCCGGCTCTGCTCCCCTACAGCTCGCTGTCCCCTAAGGGCCGGCCGTCGTCACCGCGCACCTCGCTCTACCTGCAGCCCGACGGATACAGCAGCCTGGACCGCGCTCCGTCGCCCCGGTCCCGTGCCTTTGATGGCGCAGGCAGCTCTCTCGGCCGTGCGCCCTCCCCACGGCCCGGCCAGGGCCCTCTCCGTCAGCAGGGTCCCCCCACGCCCTTCGACTACCTGGGCCGCGCCGGCTCTCCGCGTGGCAGCCCCCTGGCGGAGGGGCCCCAGGTGTTCTTCCCCGAGCGCGGACCCTCGCCGCGTCCCCCAGCCACCTACGACGCGCCGGCTGCCTTTGGGAGCTCCCTGATGGGCACAGGAGGCAGCGCCTTCGCTCCGCCTCTGCGCGCTCAAG ATGACCTAATGCTGCGCCGGCGGCCCCCCAAAGCCTGGAACGAGTCGGACCTGGACGTGGCATATGAGAAGAAGTCTTCACAGACAGCGAGCTATGAAC GCCTGGACGTCTTCTCGCGGCCCTCCTCACCGGGCCTGCAGCTGTTACCCTGGAGAGAGAGCAGCCTGGATGGGCTGGGGGCCTCCAGCAAG GACAACCTCACCAGCGCCACCTTGCCCCGAAATTACAAGGTCTCCCCTCTGGCCAACGACAGGCGTTCTGATGTGGGCAGCTACCGCCGATCGCTGGGCTCCTCCGGGCCATCAGGCACTTTGCCCCGCAGCTGGCAGCCTGTCAGCCGAATCCCCATGCCTCCTTCCAACCCCCAGCCCCGTGGTGTCCCCCGCCAGCGCCCCATCCCCCTCAGCATGATATTCAAGCTGCAGAATGCCTTCTGGGAACATGGggctggcagggctgtgttccctgGATCCCCCATCTTCTCCCGAGCTCTTCCACCTAagctgcctccccagccccaggcaaccccccagccccacctacTTTCCCAGCCTCAGCCCCAACCACAGCCCCAGCTGcccccacagccccagccccagccacaaCCCCAGCCTCAGCTCCAGCCTCAACCCTCTGCCCCAGCGCCCCAGCTCCCCCAACAGACTTGGCCCCCTATGAGTGAAG GCGCCCCCAAACTCCCTGCTGAGCTGGAGCCTGAACCAGAGCTAGAGAGTCTGCTAGCACCAGTGTTGGAAGCTGGCGATACAGATGAAGGTGCTGTAACTCGGCCCCTCAGCCCTACGCGGCTGCAGCCAGCGCTGCCACCCGAGGCACAGTCGGTACCTGAGCTGGAGGAGGTGGCACGGGTGCTGGCAGAGATTCCTCGGCCCCTCAAACGCAGGGGATCCATGGAGCAGAGCCCTGCTGtagccctgccccccacccacaaGAAGCAGTACCAGCAGATCATCAGCCGCCTCTTCCATCGTCATGGCGGGCCTGGAGGACCTGAGCCAGAGCTGTCTCCCATCACTGAGGGATCCGAGGCCAGGGTGGGAccccctgctcctgccccaccAGCTCCCATACCACCCCCGGCCCCACCCCAGAGCAGCCCACCAGAGCAGCTGCAGAACATG GAGATGCGCTCGGTGCTGCGGAAGGCGGGCTCTCCGCGAAAGGCCCGCCGCGCGCGTCTCAACCCGCTCGTGCTGCTGCTGGACGCGGCGCTGACCGGGGAACTGGACGTGGTACAGCAGGCGGTAAAGGAG ATGAACGACCCGAGCCAGCCGAACGAGGAGGGCATCACCGCCCTGCACAACGCCATCTGCGGTGCCAATTACCCCATCGTGGACTTCCTCATCGCGGCCGGCGCCAACGTCAACTCCCCCGACAGCCACGGCTG GACACCTTTGCACTGCGCGGCTTCGTGCAACGACACGGCCATCTGCACGGCGCTGGTGCAGCACGGCGCGGCCATCTTCGCCACCACGCTCAGCGATGGTGCCACCGCCATCGAAAAGTGCGACCCCTACCGCGAGGGTTATGCGGACTGCGCCACTTACCTGGCAG ACGTGGAGCAGAGCATGGGGCTGATGTACAACGGGTTGGTGTACGCCCTCTGGGACTACAGCGCTGAGTTCGGAGACGAGCTGTCCTTCCGGGAGGGCGAGTCAGTCACCGTGCTCCGGAGGGACGGGCCGGAGGAGACGGACTGGTGGTGGGCCACGCTGCATGGCCAGGAGGGCTACGTGCCCCGTAACTACTTCGGG CTCTTCCCCAGGGTGAAGACTCAGAGGAATAAGGTCTAG
- the PPP1R13L gene encoding relA-associated inhibitor isoform X3, giving the protein MKHMDLKQMELDTAAAKVDELTKQLESLWSDSPMPLGSQAGAPPRLSRYSSSPVPEPFGSRGSSRKVTSDGADTSFGRSESAPALLPYSSLSPKGRPSSPRTSLYLQPDGYSSLDRAPSPRSRAFDGAGSSLGRAPSPRPGQGPLRQQGPPTPFDYLGRAGSPRGSPLAEGPQVFFPERGPSPRPPATYDAPAAFGSSLMGTGGSAFAPPLRAQDDLMLRRRPPKAWNESDLDVAYEKKSSQTASYERLDVFSRPSSPGLQLLPWRESSLDGLGASSKDNLTSATLPRNYKVSPLANDRRSDVGSYRRSLGSSGPSGTLPRSWQPVSRIPMPPSNPQPRGVPRQRPIPLSMIFKLQNAFWEHGAGRAVFPGSPIFSRALPPKLPPQPQATPQPHLLSQPQPQPQPQLPPQPQPQPQPQPQLQPQPSAPAPQLPQQTWPPMSEGAPKLPAELEPEPELESLLAPVLEAGDTDEGAVTRPLSPTRLQPALPPEAQSVPELEEVARVLAEIPRPLKRRGSMEQSPAVALPPTHKKQYQQIISRLFHRHGGPGGPEPELSPITEGSEARVGPPAPAPPAPIPPPAPPQSSPPEQLQNMEMRSVLRKAGSPRKARRARLNPLVLLLDAALTGELDVVQQAVKEMNDPSQPNEEGITALHNAICGANYPIVDFLIAAGANVNSPDSHGWTPLHCAASCNDTAICTALVQHGAAIFATTLSDGATAIEKCDPYREGYADCATYLADVEQSMGLMYNGLVYALWDYSAEFGDELSFREGESVTVLRRDGPEETDWWWATLHGQEGYVPRNYFGLFPRVKTQRNKV; this is encoded by the exons ATGAAGCACATGGACTTGAAGCAGATGGAGCTGGACACGGCGGCCGCCAAGGTGGACGAACTGACCAAGCAGCTGGAGTCACTGTGGTCAGACTCTCCAATGCCTCTTGGCTCGCAGGCCGGAGCCCCCCCTAGG CTGTCCCGGTACAGCTCCAGCCCGGTCCCTGAGCCCTTCGGCAGCCGCGGGTCCTCCCGGAAGGTGACCAGCGACGGCGCAGACACCTCGTTCGGACGCTCCGAGAGCGCCCCGGCTCTGCTCCCCTACAGCTCGCTGTCCCCTAAGGGCCGGCCGTCGTCACCGCGCACCTCGCTCTACCTGCAGCCCGACGGATACAGCAGCCTGGACCGCGCTCCGTCGCCCCGGTCCCGTGCCTTTGATGGCGCAGGCAGCTCTCTCGGCCGTGCGCCCTCCCCACGGCCCGGCCAGGGCCCTCTCCGTCAGCAGGGTCCCCCCACGCCCTTCGACTACCTGGGCCGCGCCGGCTCTCCGCGTGGCAGCCCCCTGGCGGAGGGGCCCCAGGTGTTCTTCCCCGAGCGCGGACCCTCGCCGCGTCCCCCAGCCACCTACGACGCGCCGGCTGCCTTTGGGAGCTCCCTGATGGGCACAGGAGGCAGCGCCTTCGCTCCGCCTCTGCGCGCTCAAG ATGACCTAATGCTGCGCCGGCGGCCCCCCAAAGCCTGGAACGAGTCGGACCTGGACGTGGCATATGAGAAGAAGTCTTCACAGACAGCGAGCTATGAAC GCCTGGACGTCTTCTCGCGGCCCTCCTCACCGGGCCTGCAGCTGTTACCCTGGAGAGAGAGCAGCCTGGATGGGCTGGGGGCCTCCAGCAAG GACAACCTCACCAGCGCCACCTTGCCCCGAAATTACAAGGTCTCCCCTCTGGCCAACGACAGGCGTTCTGATGTGGGCAGCTACCGCCGATCGCTGGGCTCCTCCGGGCCATCAGGCACTTTGCCCCGCAGCTGGCAGCCTGTCAGCCGAATCCCCATGCCTCCTTCCAACCCCCAGCCCCGTGGTGTCCCCCGCCAGCGCCCCATCCCCCTCAGCATGATATTCAAGCTGCAGAATGCCTTCTGGGAACATGGggctggcagggctgtgttccctgGATCCCCCATCTTCTCCCGAGCTCTTCCACCTAagctgcctccccagccccaggcaaccccccagccccacctacTTTCCCAGCCTCAGCCCCAACCACAGCCCCAGCTGcccccacagccccagccccagccacaaCCCCAGCCTCAGCTCCAGCCTCAACCCTCTGCCCCAGCGCCCCAGCTCCCCCAACAGACTTGGCCCCCTATGAGTGAAG GCGCCCCCAAACTCCCTGCTGAGCTGGAGCCTGAACCAGAGCTAGAGAGTCTGCTAGCACCAGTGTTGGAAGCTGGCGATACAGATGAAGGTGCTGTAACTCGGCCCCTCAGCCCTACGCGGCTGCAGCCAGCGCTGCCACCCGAGGCACAGTCGGTACCTGAGCTGGAGGAGGTGGCACGGGTGCTGGCAGAGATTCCTCGGCCCCTCAAACGCAGGGGATCCATGGAGCAGAGCCCTGCTGtagccctgccccccacccacaaGAAGCAGTACCAGCAGATCATCAGCCGCCTCTTCCATCGTCATGGCGGGCCTGGAGGACCTGAGCCAGAGCTGTCTCCCATCACTGAGGGATCCGAGGCCAGGGTGGGAccccctgctcctgccccaccAGCTCCCATACCACCCCCGGCCCCACCCCAGAGCAGCCCACCAGAGCAGCTGCAGAACATG GAGATGCGCTCGGTGCTGCGGAAGGCGGGCTCTCCGCGAAAGGCCCGCCGCGCGCGTCTCAACCCGCTCGTGCTGCTGCTGGACGCGGCGCTGACCGGGGAACTGGACGTGGTACAGCAGGCGGTAAAGGAG ATGAACGACCCGAGCCAGCCGAACGAGGAGGGCATCACCGCCCTGCACAACGCCATCTGCGGTGCCAATTACCCCATCGTGGACTTCCTCATCGCGGCCGGCGCCAACGTCAACTCCCCCGACAGCCACGGCTG GACACCTTTGCACTGCGCGGCTTCGTGCAACGACACGGCCATCTGCACGGCGCTGGTGCAGCACGGCGCGGCCATCTTCGCCACCACGCTCAGCGATGGTGCCACCGCCATCGAAAAGTGCGACCCCTACCGCGAGGGTTATGCGGACTGCGCCACTTACCTGGCAG ACGTGGAGCAGAGCATGGGGCTGATGTACAACGGGTTGGTGTACGCCCTCTGGGACTACAGCGCTGAGTTCGGAGACGAGCTGTCCTTCCGGGAGGGCGAGTCAGTCACCGTGCTCCGGAGGGACGGGCCGGAGGAGACGGACTGGTGGTGGGCCACGCTGCATGGCCAGGAGGGCTACGTGCCCCGTAACTACTTCGGG CTCTTCCCCAGGGTGAAGACTCAGAGGAATAAGGTCTAG
- the POLR1G gene encoding DNA-directed RNA polymerase I subunit RPA34: protein MSPSSAHKASGLRETAPRPRATWALPGEAPPLWFHVVRGGARAALDECSACGVGTGMAGAQSNGAARFSCPPNFTATSPASEPTRFSLEALTGPDKELWLIQAPVDFTPECLNGRFIPLSGSQIVKGKLAGKRHRYRVLSSSRPQAGEATLLAPSAEAGGGLTCAPVPQGSLRILEGLQEFLSGTPLQPIPASPPPQIPPGLRPRFCAFGGSPPVTGPGSALALRSPASGKRKKKRHKSEASVPQEAVNGHGTLEVDTALGPVEMDVGKKKKKQPKELEVMELVATEPMAEVLEPLGMLFPSTKKKKKKPKDTEMVERETGMLEQEEKPMELELMVKTEPLGETVLSPTKKRKRQKWTEGTEPVEGMRIESQLQVTMKPQEEAMPSLKKKKEKGYKVLMEPGIEAIGPEMRPLELQGEKMEPELPHEVELQAKAALTSTKKMKKKEKWPDVMMEPKTVVLESQEEAMVPALADDLEPQAALASTKKKKKKEERGHKATESGIEMTDPQGEMIDPELPDEGEPKARTDPTSTKKRKKQGQESRVPEMASQEKIPELPLNQESGGVAPTGREKKRKKKLQQDPA, encoded by the exons ATGTCTCCCAGTTCTGCTCATAAAGCGAGCGGGCTCCGAGAGACAGCCCCGCGTCCCCGCGCCACATGGGCGCTTCCGGGTGAGGCCCCACCCCTTTGGTTCCACGTGGTCCGCGGCGGAGCCAGAGCAGCACTGGATGAGTGTTCTGCGTGTGGCGTGGGTACCGGGATGGCTGGGGCCCAATCCAACG GTGCTGCTCGGTTCTCTTGTCCCCCCAACTTTACCGCGACGTCCCCAGCCTCAGAGCCCACTCGTTTCTCCTTGGAGGCGTTGACGGGCCCAGATAAGGAACTGTGGCTTATCCAGGCGCCTGTAGACTTCACCCCAGAATG CCTCAATGGCCGGTTCATACCTCTCTCTGGCTCCCAGATTGTGAAGGGCAAGTTGGCAGGCAAACGGCACCGCTACCGGGTCCTTAGCAGCAGCAGACCCCAGGCTGGAGAAGCGACCCTGCTGGCTCCCTCAGCAGAGGCAGGAGGTGGACTCACCTGTGCCCCAGTCCCCCAGGGAAGCCTAAGGATCTTAGAGGGTCTCCAAGAATTCTTATCAGGGACCCCACTGCAGCCCATTCCAGcaagccccccaccccagataCCCCCTGGCCTGAGGCCTCGTTTCTGTGCCTTTGGAGGCAGCCCACCAGTCACAGGACCTGGGTCAGCCTTGGCACTGAGGTCACCAGCCTccggaaagaggaaaaagaagaggcatAAGTCTGAGGCCTCTGTTCCTCAGGAGGCAGTGAATGGGCATGGGACCCTGGAGGTGGACACAGCTTTGGGGCCCGTTGAGATGGatgtgggaaagaagaaaaaaaagcaaccaaaagAACTGGAGGTGATGGAGCTGGTGGCAACAGAGCCCATGGCTGAGGTGTTGGAACCTCTGGGAATGCTGTTCCCATCcaccaagaagaagaaaaagaagccaaaagatacagaaatggtCGAGCGAGAAACAGGGATGCTGGAGCAAGAAGAAAAGCCCATGGAGCTGGAACTCATGGTTAAAACTGAGCCTCTGGGAGAGACAGTCCTATCCCCCaccaagaagaggaagagacagaagtggACAGAAGGGACTGAGCCAGTGGAGGGGATGAGAATCGAGTCTCAGCTGCAGGTAACGATGAAACCACAAGAGGAAGCCATGCCgtccttaaagaagaaaaaagaaaaggggtaCAAAGTGCTGATGGAGCCAGGGATTGAGGCTATAGGGCCAGAGATGAGACCTCTGGAGCTCCAAGGGGAGAAGATGGAGCCTGAACTGCCACATGAAGTTGAGCTTCAGGCCAAGGCAGCTCTGACATCCACcaaaaagatgaagaagaaagaaaaatggccaGACGTGATGATGGAGCCAAAGACAGTGGTGCTGGAGTCGCAAGAAGAGGCCATGGTGCCTGCACTGGCAGACGACCTTGAGCCTCAGGCAGCTCTAGCATCCaccaagaagaagaagaagaaggaagaaagagggcaTAAAGCAACAGAGTCAGGGATTGAAATGACTGACCCACAAGGGGAGATGATAGATCCTGAACTGCCAGATGAGGGTGAGCCCAAGGCCAGGACAGATCCAACATCCaccaagaagaggaagaagcagggcCAGGAAAGCAGGGTACCAGAGATGGCATCCCAGGAGAAGATACCAGAGCTGCCACTGAATCAAGAGTCTGGAGGGGTGGCTCCCACTGGAcgggagaagaagaggaagaagaagctgCAGCAGGATCCTGCATAA
- the PPP1R13L gene encoding relA-associated inhibitor isoform X2: MDSEAFQTARELLDLNFKSLAMKHMDLKQMELDTAAAKVDELTKQLESLWSDSPMPLGSQAGAPPRLSRYSSSPVPEPFGSRGSSRKVTSDGADTSFGRSESAPALLPYSSLSPKGRPSSPRTSLYLQPDGYSSLDRAPSPRSRAFDGAGSSLGRAPSPRPGQGPLRQQGPPTPFDYLGRAGSPRGSPLAEGPQVFFPERGPSPRPPATYDAPAAFGSSLMGTGGSAFAPPLRAQDDLMLRRRPPKAWNESDLDVAYEKKSSQTASYERLDVFSRPSSPGLQLLPWRESSLDGLGASSKDNLTSATLPRNYKVSPLANDRRSDVGSYRRSLGSSGPSGTLPRSWQPVSRIPMPPSNPQPRGVPRQRPIPLSMIFKLQNAFWEHGAGRAVFPGSPIFSRALPPKLPPQPQATPQPHLLSQPQPQPQPQLPPQPQPQPQPQPQLQPQPSAPAPQLPQQTWPPMSEGAPKLPAELEPEPELESLLAPVLEAGDTDEGAVTRPLSPTRLQPALPPEAQSVPELEEVARVLAEIPRPLKRRGSMEQSPAVALPPTHKKQYQQIISRLFHRHGGPGGPEPELSPITEGSEARVGPPAPAPPAPIPPPAPPQSSPPEQLQNMEMRSVLRKAGSPRKARRARLNPLVLLLDAALTGELDVVQQAVKEMNDPSQPNEEGITALHNAICGANYPIVDFLIAAGANVNSPDSHGWTPLHCAASCNDTAICTALVQHGAAIFATTLSDGATAIEKCDPYREGYADCATYLADVEQSMGLMYNGLVYALWDYSAEFGDELSFREGESVTVLRRDGPEETDWWWATLHGQEGYVPRNYFGLFPRVKTQRNKV; encoded by the exons ATGGACAGCGAGGCTTTCCAGACCGCGCGGGAACTTCTGGATCTGAACTTCAAGT CTCTGGCCATGAAGCACATGGACTTGAAGCAGATGGAGCTGGACACGGCGGCCGCCAAGGTGGACGAACTGACCAAGCAGCTGGAGTCACTGTGGTCAGACTCTCCAATGCCTCTTGGCTCGCAGGCCGGAGCCCCCCCTAGG CTGTCCCGGTACAGCTCCAGCCCGGTCCCTGAGCCCTTCGGCAGCCGCGGGTCCTCCCGGAAGGTGACCAGCGACGGCGCAGACACCTCGTTCGGACGCTCCGAGAGCGCCCCGGCTCTGCTCCCCTACAGCTCGCTGTCCCCTAAGGGCCGGCCGTCGTCACCGCGCACCTCGCTCTACCTGCAGCCCGACGGATACAGCAGCCTGGACCGCGCTCCGTCGCCCCGGTCCCGTGCCTTTGATGGCGCAGGCAGCTCTCTCGGCCGTGCGCCCTCCCCACGGCCCGGCCAGGGCCCTCTCCGTCAGCAGGGTCCCCCCACGCCCTTCGACTACCTGGGCCGCGCCGGCTCTCCGCGTGGCAGCCCCCTGGCGGAGGGGCCCCAGGTGTTCTTCCCCGAGCGCGGACCCTCGCCGCGTCCCCCAGCCACCTACGACGCGCCGGCTGCCTTTGGGAGCTCCCTGATGGGCACAGGAGGCAGCGCCTTCGCTCCGCCTCTGCGCGCTCAAG ATGACCTAATGCTGCGCCGGCGGCCCCCCAAAGCCTGGAACGAGTCGGACCTGGACGTGGCATATGAGAAGAAGTCTTCACAGACAGCGAGCTATGAAC GCCTGGACGTCTTCTCGCGGCCCTCCTCACCGGGCCTGCAGCTGTTACCCTGGAGAGAGAGCAGCCTGGATGGGCTGGGGGCCTCCAGCAAG GACAACCTCACCAGCGCCACCTTGCCCCGAAATTACAAGGTCTCCCCTCTGGCCAACGACAGGCGTTCTGATGTGGGCAGCTACCGCCGATCGCTGGGCTCCTCCGGGCCATCAGGCACTTTGCCCCGCAGCTGGCAGCCTGTCAGCCGAATCCCCATGCCTCCTTCCAACCCCCAGCCCCGTGGTGTCCCCCGCCAGCGCCCCATCCCCCTCAGCATGATATTCAAGCTGCAGAATGCCTTCTGGGAACATGGggctggcagggctgtgttccctgGATCCCCCATCTTCTCCCGAGCTCTTCCACCTAagctgcctccccagccccaggcaaccccccagccccacctacTTTCCCAGCCTCAGCCCCAACCACAGCCCCAGCTGcccccacagccccagccccagccacaaCCCCAGCCTCAGCTCCAGCCTCAACCCTCTGCCCCAGCGCCCCAGCTCCCCCAACAGACTTGGCCCCCTATGAGTGAAG GCGCCCCCAAACTCCCTGCTGAGCTGGAGCCTGAACCAGAGCTAGAGAGTCTGCTAGCACCAGTGTTGGAAGCTGGCGATACAGATGAAGGTGCTGTAACTCGGCCCCTCAGCCCTACGCGGCTGCAGCCAGCGCTGCCACCCGAGGCACAGTCGGTACCTGAGCTGGAGGAGGTGGCACGGGTGCTGGCAGAGATTCCTCGGCCCCTCAAACGCAGGGGATCCATGGAGCAGAGCCCTGCTGtagccctgccccccacccacaaGAAGCAGTACCAGCAGATCATCAGCCGCCTCTTCCATCGTCATGGCGGGCCTGGAGGACCTGAGCCAGAGCTGTCTCCCATCACTGAGGGATCCGAGGCCAGGGTGGGAccccctgctcctgccccaccAGCTCCCATACCACCCCCGGCCCCACCCCAGAGCAGCCCACCAGAGCAGCTGCAGAACATG GAGATGCGCTCGGTGCTGCGGAAGGCGGGCTCTCCGCGAAAGGCCCGCCGCGCGCGTCTCAACCCGCTCGTGCTGCTGCTGGACGCGGCGCTGACCGGGGAACTGGACGTGGTACAGCAGGCGGTAAAGGAG ATGAACGACCCGAGCCAGCCGAACGAGGAGGGCATCACCGCCCTGCACAACGCCATCTGCGGTGCCAATTACCCCATCGTGGACTTCCTCATCGCGGCCGGCGCCAACGTCAACTCCCCCGACAGCCACGGCTG GACACCTTTGCACTGCGCGGCTTCGTGCAACGACACGGCCATCTGCACGGCGCTGGTGCAGCACGGCGCGGCCATCTTCGCCACCACGCTCAGCGATGGTGCCACCGCCATCGAAAAGTGCGACCCCTACCGCGAGGGTTATGCGGACTGCGCCACTTACCTGGCAG ACGTGGAGCAGAGCATGGGGCTGATGTACAACGGGTTGGTGTACGCCCTCTGGGACTACAGCGCTGAGTTCGGAGACGAGCTGTCCTTCCGGGAGGGCGAGTCAGTCACCGTGCTCCGGAGGGACGGGCCGGAGGAGACGGACTGGTGGTGGGCCACGCTGCATGGCCAGGAGGGCTACGTGCCCCGTAACTACTTCGGG CTCTTCCCCAGGGTGAAGACTCAGAGGAATAAGGTCTAG